The Scylla paramamosain isolate STU-SP2022 chromosome 30, ASM3559412v1, whole genome shotgun sequence DNA window acacacacacacacacacacacacacacacacacacacacacacacacggcagcaATAGTAACACTTCCTAATCAGCAAACACAGGTAGTGACTCTACGTGAACTGCTAGTCTAAGAGTGAAGCACAACACAATGAGATGACTAAGACCTGATGCAACATTCACACCACCCGTGCTCCATTAAAAAGACAGGTATTGCTCACTTTCATCTCTTAGTTTGCTGCCGATCTATTCAAGAAACGTTAATTGCATCCGACTTCCACCTCAGCAAGAGTGTGAGTGTTGGTAATACACACTCATTCTTTTTCAGTTTGCATACTAACTCCAATAAAAAACAATGCTTCCACTTAAACTTCCTCTTACAGGACAAGAGTATGTAGAGTGAAGCAGTTGGTAGTGCACACAGTCACTCTTTTGTTCTATTCCCACATTCACTTCAGTCAGAAAATGCTTGCCAATGAGTGTATGGCAAGTTGTAGTGTGCATACTTCCCTTCAGATATGTAATGAAGGGACAGGCAAGGCTAACCAAAGTTTACTCAAGTCTTGGTGATTTCTCATGGTCTTACTGGTAATATCAGACTTGCCTTTACATTGGGTGTCCTGTCAGTGGTTCAGTCCCCAGCAATGACCTCTTGTTATCTATCTCATCAAtcagtttgtgtttttgtgatgtTCCAAAGTGGGGCATGACACTCAAGGTAAAGGCAAGCTTCATACATCACCAACTGGGAACAAACTTAGTGAGAATgtaggcttcttgcagcttccctgatTTTCTTAGGTTCTTATATATCATGTTAGTTTTATGAAGAGGCTGGATAAATCTATGGAGGCTAATGACAGATGGTAACGTTTCAAGTTCTGAGGTCTCATTATTCTCCTTTACATTAACCACAAAGGTCTGAAGTGGGTTTGGTCAGCCTTAGCTGTACTGTGACACTGGACAAGCAGAGCAAGAGTGGAGTGTGAGCAGGATGAGAGTGAAGCTCAAGTATGCATCAGGCTCAAGACACATTACAAGGCTCCTACAGTGCTCCTCTCTGCCTTGGCCTTTGTGCCTCTGACATTATTCACACACACTATCCAGGAACACAGAATTGCTATGTCACTCAGGTCACTACTTGCATTTCCCACATGTTACTGCAGTGCCCTATTTACTGAGTGATGAGGGTGAAACAGCAGCTTAATTAATTCTAACACTGGGTGCCacctgctttttctctgtagGCTGCTTCGGATACCATAATGAAGCagggaaatgataaataaagcaGAGAAGTGAGCACTGAAAATAATGAGGCAaagcagaaaattaaataaaaaaatgtgaactctgaaaataatgaagcacaggaagcagaaaataaaataaaatggcaAGATCTAAAAATAATGAAGCAGACAAAGcataaaattaaatagaaaagtgagatctgaaaaaaaaacatgaagcaGAGGAagcaaaaagtaaaataaaatacagagaTCTATAAATATTCAGTATTTTATCACTAAAGATAAAATATTGAATGAAGATGAACAGAAATTCTCAAAAAGGGCtgttaacctttctctctccaggCATACATTCAATTAAATCATAATACAAGACTTAAGGAATATGTTAATATAATGCTTCTTTTCATGCTGTATTATATGGACCAGGGGCAATGCACTTACCAGCACAACCCTATAGTAGTAAAAACAGGAGCCTTAAATAGCAACACTGGTAAAAGTCATGTACATAACTTGATCATATTTCTCCAAGAAGCACCAATATTGCactggggagaaggagggactgAGGAAAGActtaaaacaggaagaggaactgAGGAGAGACTTAAGATAGGATGAGGAACTGAGGAAAAACAAAGTAGAGACTCTTGCATATGTTGTCCTTGAGTCCTCAAAtagtaaaacaaaattaagtgCCCTGCTTATGTTTGATACTCCTGCCCATAAGTAACATTTTCCAGTAAGGCTTTTGAAATATACTTCAATATTCAATGCATTTTTGCCCAAGAATGGAGGGCTGAGGTGTAGGATTCAGACAGAAGGGAAAAGTTGTGTGTGACTTTAATGATTTAACAGAACGACGGATGGCTCATAGTATAACAGAATACATAAAACATTTTGCAGTATGGCTTTCGAAAAATACATCATTTAAAGCATTTTTACCCTGGGGTGGAAGTCTGAGGTTGTAAGATCTGGACAGAGACAAGACATGTGATTTTAATGGCTTAGTAATGGAAGAATACACAGAAGTTTAGGCAGTCATGTAAAGGTGAAGCACTGAAGCATGGACTGGTGGAGTGGATGTGGTTAAATGCAGCACCCTGAGTTGGTTTGACCATTGGAGAGGATGGGAATTAATGAGATGAATGGGAGGATGagggttaaagagagagagacctggagTGTGTAAGAATGAAGAGTATGGATGGATGGGTCACagcgactgccacgtgtaggcctgatggcttcttgcagcttcccttattttctcatatgtATGAAGTATTTAGTCATTGCCTTTCCCTTAACTGGAGAAAAGACTGGAATTTGCAGGATGAAATACACTGATAGGTACATGAAAAGACTCCTGTTTCAGACTTTTCCCTAAGAGTTTAGGAGGGAGAAGGCTGGAGTGTGCAGGGATGAAGTATAGTGATAGCTCTTCCGCTGTAGCCACTAAAATTATACATCCAGCAGGGGCAGATAAGCAGGATTAGATTTACCAACTACATGGGTTCAAACTTTTAAGCATGAGAAACTGACAAGTTATCCAATATCTGAACTCCATATCAATGTGTCCTTGCATCATAAGGTTCACAAAGTAATGATGGTGAGAGATAAGCAGGGTCAGATTTACCAACTGCATGGAATCAAAGCTTTATATGAGAGACAAGTCATCCAATATCTGAACTGTATATCCATGTTTCCTTGCATCAAAACATTCAAAGAATAATAATGCATGAGTACTTGATATGGAAAACTTTCTTACCTCCTGGGCATAACAAAACAGACTCGACTCACTAACCTTTCTTCATTGTGCAGTAATATAACCAAAGAGAAAAACTGCTTACATAAATGTCTATACCTACTTTAGAATCTACTCACTAGTACACAAACCATCTATGAGGTTTACTCTTCCTACATCACAATGAAGCAATAATGTAACCTTACTTCACATCACCTCTGATAATGGGAACACTTCCTGAAAGTAGACCATTCTTtgatttactttccttctctctctctctctctctctctctctctctctctctctctctctctctctctctctctctctctctctctctctctctctctctctctctctctctctctctctctctctcagacaaaaaAATGGAATCTTTAGTTAAATGCTTATCAAGTTACTGCCAATATTCACAGTGTCCTCAACACACACTGAAGGTTTGTAAGGCTTGGCAATAAGTTTTTGATCCTCAAGTAACACAACATATCATAAATCATCCCTGGAAACCTATAACAGATACATGATATATCTCTTTAGTTCCCTGTTGCTTGATAGAAAATGACTGAGATAAAAAACAGATGGTCGTACAGGCACTCCCTGAGTTACGAACAAGTTAGATTCCAGATGGCCATTTGTAAGTCGTCAATTTGTAAAATAGTACTTAGGGTGTACAGAACCTTCTTTAGTTTTGTGCTTGGTTCCTTCCATCGCGCTTAAGTAGATCATGGAACTCAGGCTatcaaaaatacagaaaaatgctTATCTAGGCTAGCCACATAGCCTAACACTGTGTGAGTATGTGTTTTGTCATCACATTATGTGATGTGTAAACAGCATGATGCATCTTGCTGTCACAAGTGACTCtggattactcctgagccagTTTCAGCTACACAGTTACATCACAGCACACATCACAACTGGCCACACAACAAGCTATTTCACCTTCAGCCACACCACACCCAACATCACATCTAGCTACATCACAACCCACATCTCACTCTCCACACCATGCTACACACAACACtcaaccacaccacaccacacagagCACCCAGCCACACCACAGACACAAAGCCACAGCATGCCACACCATACAAGCCACACAACAGCCCATACCACACTCAGTCACTCAACAATCCATGTCACTCCCAGCCACACCAAAAATCACTTGCATCACAGGAGCCCCACAGTAAGTAATATCACAGTCACACCACACGGCCTAGCactgtttgagtgtgttttttgtcCTCACATTCAGCATGAAGGGCAATTCATGTCTATGGATGTTCGTAATTCAAATGTTCGTTAATCGGGGAGCGCCTGTAATTGTTCATcacaaaaatagaataaataataaaaaaaataaataaaaaaatacgcaaAACCAACTTCCACACCGGCATGAATGAACGACTTTATGACGTGTTTGTATTTTAATCACTCTTGGTCTTGGTCTCACCCTCAAAGGTCGCGgaggcggcagcggcagcaacagcagcaagctGAGGCTGGCTGATGATCACACCCTCCTGACTGAGACACTGAGTAAGGAAGGAGTACACCACCTCCCTGTACTCCTCAGGATACACTCTGAGGACAGAGTGGGGTAAGCTGGATAAGTTTGGGTATGTAGCCAATCTGATATCAAGGTGTGTCTTAGAAAGCAATGGCAGAATTTTAATGAACTGTTATATAGCAGTATTCCAAGAGGCTGCCAAGGGGAATACAAAGAGTTAATGACACAACACAAATGCTGGCTGCCATGgggaataaaaataatgcacaagTGACAGCTGCCTCACCTGTAGTGCTGGACGTGGGGTGAGTCAGGCCAGCACTTGGCCACCACGGGCACGCCAACCCTCTGCCGCTCACTCATGAACAGCTCCACATCCTGGAAGCTGATGAGTTTGTCAGCTCTGGAGTACAGGAACAGTTGTGGGCAGCGAGAGGAGTCCTGCAGTGAGGAGACTTATGAAGCTGGAGAGCTGACTGATGTACTATTGGGAAAGCTcacctggtataagaaatgcaggaaaaaaaaaaaaaaagcaacaatcATTACTAACATGAAGCAACAATCATTACTATCATGAAGGGAAGCCATTACCTCTACCAGTGTCCAGGGAGGGTTGATGGGCAGCTTGCCAGAAATAATGGTCCAGGAGATGGAGAGCACCTTCCAACCCAGCAGGTACAACATCATGCCCAGGGAGACACACAGCTTCATCCACACTGAGCCAGGAGTCACCTCATACATGGCACGCACTCCTGGAGGGACAACCGGTGTGTTAAAGCCAGGCACTGAGGCTCTTAAACAAAACATGGAGATCCATAAACACTGAGACTCCTAAACAAAAACTCTGAGGCAACCTGAGTGCCCCTAAACAACAGTTTATAGCCAACACAAAGTCTACATGGCAGGGAGACAGAGGCACCTGAGAAAATCCTTCTTGGTGCGGGAGTGCTGTCAAAGATGCATCCCTTGACAGTGATGCGAGGGGCGGCAGGCTCTGCCATGGCCTGCGTCAGGTAGTAGTACAGCACTGAACCATTATTGCTGAACATATGGAAGAAGACAGGGTGGTCGTCCAGGCTCATGTCCCGCAGCAGAGACAGCAGCTTGCGGGCGATGGGCATGAGCTTGACGGCCGGCCTGAAGAACACGTAGGATGACGGCGACGTGTAGCGAATGGTGATGCATCTGTGGGTTGTAGTATACTGTGAGACTGCAGGATTTTAATTATGATTATGGAGCTGATGACTGACGATCTTATTTCtgtcttatttttgtatatGTGGGTTTTGATGTACTGTGAAGTTGCAGGATTTGAATTATGATAACAGAGCTGGTGGGTGACTATCTTATTTCTGCATCTGGGAGTTGTAATGTATTGTGAGACTGCAGGATTTGAATTATGATTACAGAGCTGGTGAATGACAGTCCTACTTCCAGATCTGGCTTTTAACTATATGAGATGGATATTTTTCCAGTCATGCTACAGGGAAAGAATTAATATACTGTACAATTACAGTATTAGGCAGTGGTGTAAAGGCTTTGACCAGAGCCAGACAATAAATGATGGCACATGGACTTAAATATGACAGCTTAAATTGTCTTCATATAAGCTCTGTAAATGCATAGAGGCTTATCTTGCCCATTAGTAAATATATAATACTTTAACAAGAGCCATATTACACATGTTGCAATGATGTATATGCTTGTATAGTCTGTATATGAGCTTGTCTCCTATCTGACTGAGGGAGGTGATGGCAATAACAGTGGTGATAACAGGCCAGCATCACTAACCCTCGCTGGTTGTATATGGTGCAGTACTTGGCCAGGTGTTGGTCCTGCGCCCCAAGCCAGCCCAGCAGGAACACCACGGGCTCCTTGTCTCCGTTGGCGCCGTTGACAAACACAAAGTCTTCGTCCTCATCATCCTTCCTTCAAGACGGGAGATGATGTCAgattttgtagagagagagagagagagagagagagagagagagagagagagagagagagagagagagagagagagagagagagagagagagagagagagagagagctctttcAATATTATCCTCCATCATTGTTAACGATCTCAGCATCACTCACGCAAAAATATGCAATGTCAATATTAACAGTCTCAGTGCAACCAGTGTATCACGCGACATTACATAACCccattcactccctctcttttaCTCACCCACTGG harbors:
- the LOC135115990 gene encoding transmembrane protein 53-B-like codes for the protein MEDDLEYFITFPTPMPKEIQRRNASGKDDEDEDFVFVNGANGDKEPVVFLLGWLGAQDQHLAKYCTIYNQRGCITIRYTSPSSYVFFRPAVKLMPIARKLLSLLRDMSLDDHPVFFHMFSNNGSVLYYYLTQAMAEPAAPRITVKGCIFDSTPAPRRIFSGVRAMYEVTPGSVWMKLCVSLGMMLYLLGWKVLSISWTIISGKLPINPPWTLVEDSSRCPQLFLYSRADKLISFQDVELFMSERQRVGVPVVAKCWPDSPHVQHYRVYPEEYREVVYSFLTQCLSQEGVIISQPQLAAVAAAAASATFEGETKTKSD